A window from Citrus sinensis cultivar Valencia sweet orange chromosome 3, DVS_A1.0, whole genome shotgun sequence encodes these proteins:
- the LOC102613816 gene encoding transcription factor CPC, producing the protein MDKRRRKQAKTTTTTFYSEEVSSIEWEFINMSEQEEDLIYRMYKLVGDRWALIAGRIPGRKAEEIERFWIMRHGQAFADRRRELRIYNSKS; encoded by the exons ATGGATAAGCGTCGCAGGAAGCAAGCCAAGACCACTACTACTACTTTTTACTCTGAAG AGGTGAGCAGTATTGAATGGGAATTCATTAACATGTCGGAGCAGGAAGAGGATCTCATTTACAGAATGTATAAACTCGTTGGAGACAG GTGGGCTCTGATTGCCGGGCGGATTCCGGGTCGAAAAGCAGAGGAAATAGAGAGGTTTTGGATAATGAGACATGGACAAGCGTTCGCAGACAGACGAAGAGAGCTTCGGATTTATAATTCCAAGTCCTAA
- the LOC102613522 gene encoding probable WRKY transcription factor 46 — translation MKRSTMDRDQNILITELAQGKELAKRLRNHLNPSSSPETREFLVQEILSSYEKALSMLNYSHSLQSNKLDITMVESPRSFPNTATSPRSDASDQDYCKDVVSKKRKTMPQWTEQVKVTSGTALEGTLDDGYCWRKYGQKDILGRNFPRGYYRCTHRHARGCLATKQVQRSDDDPSMFEVTYRGRHKCSQNSHLALASTSSTKQVSIDQKNPCCNQQKESEEKPKEANGVMLNFGAELRVKSEDLDAAESIFSPFSFPHESIGQENINVEDNLFLDGMIDNNFMGGFSPTFISPATSESNYFSMSPCHMTNFGLGYDVQTPESDLKAEIISTPTSVINSPFGDFDFSLTKEDLDPNFQFDDLDCF, via the exons ATGAAAAGGTCGACGATGGATAGGGAtcaaaatattcttattaCTGAGCTAGCACAAGGGAAAGAGCTAGCTAAGCGGCTTAGGAATCATCTGAATCCATCTTCCTCTCCAGAAACTCGCGAATTCTTAGTACAAGAGATTCTTTCTTCTTATGAGAAAGCACTTTCAATGCTAAATTATAGTCATTCTCTCCAGTCCAATAAGCTCGACATCACCATGGTTGAATCACCACGTTCTTTTCCCAACACTGCTACTAGCCCAAGAAGCGATGCTTCTGATCAAGACTATTGTAAAGATGTCGTATCCAAGAAGag AAAGACAATGCCTCAATGGACTGAACAAGTAAAGGTTACCTCGGGGACAGCATTGGAAGGGACTCTTGATGATGGTTATTGCTGGAGAAAATATGGCCAGAAAGATATTCTTGGTCGTAATTTTCCAAG AGGGTATTACAGGTGCACCCATCGTCATGCCCGAGGTTGTTTAGCAACTAAACAAGTTCAAAGATCCGACGATGACCCTTCAATGTTTGAAGTGACATATCGAGGGAGACATAAGTGTAGCCAAAACTCTCATTTAGCATTGGCTTCGACTTCATCAACAAAGCAAGTGTCCATTGATCAGAAGAATCCTTGTTGCAATCAACAAAAAGAGAGTGAAGAAAAGCCGAAAGAAGCAAATGGGGTAATGCTCAACTTTGGAGCAGAGCTTAGAGTTAAGAGTGAGGACTTGGACGCCGCAGAGAGCAtcttttctccattttcttttccacaTGAATCAATTGgacaagaaaatattaatgttgAAGACAACTTGTTTTTGGATGGTATGATAGACAACAATTTCATGGGTGGTTTTTCGCCAACGTTTATTTCACCGGCAACATCAGAATCCAACTACTTCTCAATGTCACCGTGCCACATGACCAACTTTGGACTTGGCTACGATGTGCAAACTCCGGAGTCTGATCTCAAAGCTGAGATAATTTCAACTCCAACTTCAGTCATCAACTCACCATTTGGGGACTTTGATTTCTCGCTTACAAAGGAAGATTTGGACCCAAATTTTCAGTTTGACGACTTGGATTGCTTCTag
- the LOC127901342 gene encoding hydroquinone glucosyltransferase-like: MEQTLQAQAAPHIVLLPSPGMGHLIPLIEFAKRLVHRHHFLVTFFIPSDGPPSEAQKSTLESLPSSINSVFLPVSLNDVAEDARAETVISLTVLRSLPCLRQELTSLVAKATVAALVVDLFGTDAFDVAQEFNISPYIFYPSTAMCLSLFLHLEKLDQMVPRDCEYRDMSEPVQIPGCIPVHGGYLLDPVQDRKNEAYRWVLHHAKRYKLAEGIIVNSFTDLEGGALKALQHQDEPGKPPVYPVGPLVKTGSTAESKNEGCLKWLDDQPLGSVLFVSFGSGGTLSCEQLNELALGLEMSEQRFLWVVRSPNNAANSTFFSVNSHKDPYDFLPKGFLDRTKGRGMLVPSWAPQAQVLSHGSTGGFLCHCGWNSVLESVVNGVPLIAWPLYAEQKMNAVILTEDVKLALRPKANENGIVGRDEIAKVVKALMEGEQGKEVRNKMKDLKDAAAAVLSENGSSTKALSQLASKWNNNEGKPCSLQI, from the coding sequence ATGGAACAAACACTCCAAGCGCAAGCAGCACCCCATATAGTCCTATTACCGAGTCCGGGTATGGGTCACCTCATCCCACTCATCGAGTTTGCAAAGCGACTCGTTCATCGTCATCATTTTCTCGTCACTTTTTTTATCCCCTCGGACGGCCCTCCCTCTGAAGCTCAAAAATCTACCCTTGAGTCTCTCCCTAGTTCCATAAACTCCGTCTTTCTTCCCGTTTCATTAAACGACGTCGCAGAAGACGCAAGAGCCGAGACTGTTATTTCTCTCACCGTCTTACGCTCTCTACCCTGTCTTCGCCAAGAGTTGACGTCGCTTGTAGCCAAGGCTACAGTTGCGGCCTTGGTCGTCGATCTTTTTGGCACCGACGCTTTTGATGTTGCTCAAGAATTTAACATTTCGCCCTACATTTTTTACCCTTCCACGGCTATGTGCTTGTCTTTGTTTCTTCATCTTGAAAAGCTTGATCAAATGGTTCCACGCGATTGCGAGTACAGAGACATGTCAGAACCCGTTCAGATTCCCGGGTGCATACCCGTCCACGGCGGATACTTGCTCGACCCGGTTCAAGACCGGAAGAATGAGGCCTATCGATGGGTCCTCCATCACGCAAAAAGGTATAAGCTGGCTGAGGGTATTATCGTAAACAGCTTCACGGACCTGGAAGGAGGAGCTCTAAAGGCCTTACAACATCAGGATGAGCCCGGCAAACCTCCGGTTTACCCGGTCGGACCGCTCGTGAAAACGGGTTCGACTGCCGAGTCCAAGAACGAGGGATGTTTAAAGTGGTTAGATGATCAGCCACTCGGTTCGGttctatttgtttcttttggcAGTGGTGGGACCCTCTCCTGTGAACAGTTGAATGAATTGGCCTTGGGGTTGGAGATGAGCGAACAAAGATTCTTGTGGGTCGTGAGAAGCCCCAACAATGCTGCTAATTCGACGTTTTTTAGTGTGAACAGTCATAAGGACCCTTATGATTTTTTGCCAAAAGGGTTCTTGGACAGGACCAAGGGGCGGGGGATGTTGGTTCCGTCATGGGCACCACAGGCACAAGTGCTGAGCCATGGCTCCACCGGAGGGTTCCTATGTCACTGTGGGTGGAACTCTGTACTCGAAAGTGTAGTCAATGGGGTGCCGCTGATAGCCTGGCCACTTTATGCTGAGCAAAAGATGAATGCCGTGATACTCACCGAGGACGTGAAATTGGCTTTGAGACCAAAAGCTAATGAAAATGGGATCGTGGGAAGAGATGAAATTGCTAAAGTTGTCAAAGCTCTAATGGAAGGTGAACAGGGTAAAGAAGTTcgtaataaaatgaaagactTAAAAGATGCGGCCGCCGCGGTGCTGAGTGAAAATGGATCTTCTACCAAAGCCCTCTCTCAGTTGGCTTCCAAGTGGAACAACAACGAAGGGAAACCATGCAGTTTGCagatttaa